A region from the Arthrobacter roseus genome encodes:
- a CDS encoding UPF0182 family protein, with amino-acid sequence MTSGPDRPFPPRPSNQGKNGRRSPLIPTLIIVGIIVVAFVFMTQVYADVLWYQQLGYLDVFVTENITQIALFLSAFFVVGASIYLSLRVAYKSRPVYAPDNAMQDNLNRYQEQLEPVRRAVMLGIPVAVAVFAGTAAASQWQNVLLFFHQVPFGQTDPEFGLDFSFYLYTLPFFNFVLGFLMTAVVISGIVAILTHYLYGGIRLEEKGIFTSKAARVQISITAALFLILQGVNLWLDRYATLQSTDGKWAGALYTDVAAVIPTKAILAIAAIIVAALFIVAAVVGKWRLPVIGTAMLLITGILAGGVYPWVIQRFEVTPSEQSKEREYIQRNIDLTRLAYGLEDTQVTTYDATSEAQAGALREDAETTANIRLLDPNLVSDTFSQLQQFRQYYKFDETLNVDRYEVDGETKDTVIAVRELNTDGVPDNWLNQHALYTHGYGVVAAYGSKVQPDGKPAFMLSGIPSSGVLGNDSTYEPRIYFGEFSPEYSVVGAPEGAEPQEVDRPQGEEGGEEAKNTFRGDGGPSVGNLFNKLAYSIKFQSTDLLLSDVVNEESQILYERDPRERIKKLAPYLTIDSNVYPAIIDGRVKWIVDGYTTSNNFPYSTPQELQAATRDSLSPGGGVLPAENVNYIRNAVKATVDAYDGSVTMYAWDDEDPILKAWQSIFPTALKPYSEMPGELMSHVRYPEDQFKVQRELMARYHVTNADTFYSNIDAWSVPDDPTLPEDSNVKQPPFYLSLQMPKQEEASFSLTTPFVPSASNPTEEARNVLYGFLAADADAGDKDGVKAEGYGTLRLLDTSRSDAVPGPGQAQNKFNSDPSVSTELNLLSRGASEVKRGNLLTLPIGGGILYVQPVYVQSSGSSSYPTLQRVLVSFGENVGFAPTLDEALDQVFEGDSGAAAGDVDNVGETGGETPESEAPKGDATSEENLKDALAAAGTALQEGQEALAKGDFAAYGEAQKKLDAAIAKAMEAEAKISGEAPPAEDGSAPKPSESPETDTESGS; translated from the coding sequence GTGACTTCCGGACCAGACCGGCCCTTTCCGCCCAGACCGAGCAATCAAGGAAAAAACGGCCGTCGTAGCCCGCTAATTCCGACACTGATTATTGTCGGAATCATCGTCGTCGCGTTTGTTTTCATGACGCAGGTATATGCGGACGTTCTCTGGTATCAGCAGCTTGGATACCTTGACGTCTTTGTGACGGAAAATATTACGCAGATCGCCTTGTTCCTCAGCGCGTTCTTCGTAGTGGGGGCGTCGATTTATCTCAGCCTGCGGGTGGCGTACAAATCGCGTCCCGTGTATGCCCCGGATAATGCCATGCAGGACAACCTGAACAGATATCAGGAGCAGCTGGAGCCGGTCCGCCGTGCCGTGATGCTGGGGATACCCGTTGCTGTGGCAGTGTTTGCCGGTACGGCGGCGGCGTCGCAGTGGCAGAATGTTCTTCTGTTCTTCCATCAGGTGCCCTTCGGCCAGACAGATCCCGAGTTCGGCCTCGACTTCAGTTTCTACCTCTACACTCTCCCCTTCTTCAATTTTGTGCTCGGCTTCCTGATGACCGCGGTGGTCATCAGCGGAATCGTGGCAATCCTGACCCACTATCTCTACGGTGGCATCCGGCTGGAGGAGAAGGGCATCTTCACCAGCAAAGCTGCTCGAGTGCAGATTTCCATCACCGCTGCGCTGTTCCTGATTCTTCAGGGCGTGAATCTCTGGTTGGATCGGTACGCGACGCTGCAGAGCACTGACGGTAAGTGGGCCGGGGCCCTCTATACAGATGTGGCTGCCGTTATCCCGACCAAGGCGATCCTCGCCATCGCGGCGATTATTGTGGCGGCTCTGTTCATTGTGGCCGCAGTCGTGGGTAAATGGCGTCTGCCTGTTATCGGGACCGCGATGCTGCTGATCACCGGCATCCTGGCCGGTGGCGTGTATCCGTGGGTCATCCAGCGCTTCGAGGTGACGCCCTCCGAGCAGAGCAAGGAACGTGAGTACATTCAGCGAAACATCGACTTGACGCGGTTGGCCTACGGTCTGGAGGATACGCAGGTCACCACCTATGACGCCACCTCGGAAGCGCAAGCCGGTGCGCTGCGCGAAGACGCGGAGACAACGGCGAATATCCGGCTGCTGGACCCCAACCTGGTCTCTGATACGTTCAGTCAGTTACAGCAGTTCCGCCAGTATTACAAGTTCGACGAAACGCTTAATGTGGACCGCTACGAAGTCGACGGCGAGACCAAGGACACCGTCATCGCGGTCCGCGAGCTGAATACGGACGGCGTTCCTGACAACTGGCTCAATCAGCATGCGCTCTACACGCACGGCTATGGGGTCGTCGCAGCATATGGATCCAAGGTTCAGCCTGATGGCAAGCCCGCCTTCATGCTTTCCGGTATTCCCTCTAGTGGTGTGCTGGGTAATGATTCCACCTATGAGCCCCGCATCTACTTCGGCGAGTTCTCACCTGAGTATTCGGTTGTTGGTGCACCTGAGGGTGCGGAACCGCAGGAAGTCGACCGGCCTCAGGGTGAAGAAGGTGGAGAAGAGGCCAAGAACACCTTCAGGGGCGACGGCGGTCCAAGCGTCGGGAACTTGTTCAACAAGCTCGCGTACTCCATCAAGTTCCAGTCCACGGATCTTTTGCTCTCGGACGTGGTCAATGAGGAATCCCAGATTCTTTACGAACGGGACCCCCGTGAGCGGATCAAAAAGCTGGCTCCGTACCTGACGATTGACAGTAACGTGTATCCCGCGATCATCGATGGCAGGGTGAAGTGGATTGTTGATGGTTACACCACCAGCAACAATTTCCCATACTCCACGCCTCAGGAACTCCAGGCTGCGACGAGGGATTCCCTGAGCCCGGGCGGAGGAGTACTGCCTGCGGAGAACGTCAATTATATTCGTAATGCGGTGAAGGCCACAGTGGATGCCTATGACGGTTCCGTGACGATGTACGCGTGGGATGACGAGGACCCGATTCTCAAGGCGTGGCAGAGTATTTTTCCCACAGCCTTGAAGCCGTACTCTGAGATGCCCGGCGAACTGATGTCTCATGTGCGCTATCCGGAGGACCAGTTTAAGGTTCAGCGGGAATTGATGGCGCGTTACCATGTGACGAATGCCGACACGTTCTACTCCAATATCGATGCTTGGAGTGTTCCGGATGATCCGACATTGCCGGAGGATTCGAATGTGAAGCAGCCTCCTTTCTATCTGTCTCTGCAGATGCCGAAGCAAGAGGAAGCGTCTTTCTCCCTCACGACGCCGTTCGTTCCGTCCGCCTCCAACCCCACCGAGGAAGCTCGTAACGTCTTGTACGGGTTCTTGGCTGCGGACGCGGATGCCGGCGATAAGGATGGTGTAAAGGCCGAAGGCTATGGCACGCTACGGCTGCTCGACACTTCGCGCTCTGACGCCGTGCCCGGTCCCGGTCAGGCTCAGAATAAGTTCAACTCGGACCCATCAGTATCAACAGAGTTGAACCTGTTGAGCCGGGGAGCTTCGGAAGTTAAGCGTGGGAACCTGCTGACGTTGCCCATCGGCGGCGGAATCCTGTATGTCCAGCCGGTCTATGTCCAATCCTCTGGCAGCTCTTCCTACCCCACGCTTCAGCGTGTTCTGGTGAGCTTCGGTGAGAATGTTGGCTTTGCACCGACTCTGGACGAAGCTCTGGATCAGGTCTTCGAGGGAGACTCGGGCGCAGCTGCCGGTGATGTCGACAATGTCGGCGAAACAGGCGGTGAAACGCCCGAGTCTGAGGCGCCAAAGGGCGATGCAACGTCCGAGGAAAACCTCAAGGACGCACTGGCTGCTGCTGGAACCGCTTTGCAGGAAGGCCAGGAGGCTTTGGCCAAGGGGGACTTCGCAGCATACGGCGAAGCTCAAAAGAAGCTCGACGCCGCGATTGCCAAGGCTATGGAGGCCGAGGCAAAAATCAGCGGTGAAGCTCCTCCTGCAGAGGATGGCAGTGCTCCGAAACCTTCGGAGTCGCCTGAAACTGATACGGAATCCGGCTCTTAG
- a CDS encoding PDZ domain-containing protein: MTDAHDKPVPATADRKERRDPRTVAMLVSGLLAIVLGAVAVLLPVPYVVEAPGPAINTIGESQGAPLIQIKGRESFPADGSLSLTTVYVYGGPGDAVSFFDVARAWLDPAKAVLPVELVYPPGTTGQEIQEQNAAAMTSSQDAAVAAALEHEDIDFGQELVVIDFAEESVSASILEPEDVLLEINGQPIEDLDFLRTALNESDGEPVTMTVERDGGKQQVEIAPSESEDGQFQLGVYLRTDFSFPFSVNIALNNVGGPSAGMMFALGIIDKLEAGDLTGGREFAGTGTISVDGLVGPIGGIQQKMVGARDAGAEFFLAPSENCEEVTGHVPEGLTVVKVSTLDQAHDAVKKLASDPDASVSSCTG, encoded by the coding sequence GTGACCGACGCACATGACAAGCCGGTACCAGCAACTGCTGATCGCAAGGAACGCCGCGATCCACGGACGGTTGCGATGCTCGTGTCAGGCCTGCTGGCTATCGTTCTTGGCGCCGTCGCTGTGCTGCTGCCTGTTCCGTACGTGGTTGAGGCGCCGGGTCCTGCAATCAACACCATCGGAGAGTCGCAGGGCGCCCCGCTGATCCAGATCAAGGGCCGCGAGAGCTTCCCTGCGGACGGCAGCCTGAGTCTGACCACGGTATATGTCTATGGGGGACCGGGAGACGCCGTCAGCTTCTTCGACGTAGCACGTGCCTGGCTGGATCCAGCGAAGGCCGTTTTGCCTGTGGAACTTGTCTATCCTCCGGGTACTACGGGTCAGGAGATCCAGGAGCAGAACGCAGCGGCCATGACGTCATCTCAGGATGCTGCCGTCGCGGCCGCGCTGGAGCATGAAGATATTGATTTCGGTCAAGAGCTAGTGGTTATCGACTTTGCTGAGGAGTCCGTCTCGGCCTCCATCCTGGAGCCGGAGGACGTGCTGCTCGAGATCAACGGACAACCGATCGAGGACCTGGACTTTTTGCGGACTGCTCTGAACGAGTCCGACGGCGAGCCGGTCACCATGACCGTGGAGCGCGATGGCGGGAAGCAGCAGGTGGAGATTGCCCCTTCTGAGTCGGAAGATGGCCAATTTCAGTTGGGCGTTTACCTGCGGACCGACTTCTCCTTCCCCTTCTCGGTCAATATTGCTTTAAACAATGTTGGCGGTCCGTCTGCGGGGATGATGTTCGCTTTGGGAATCATCGACAAGCTGGAAGCTGGTGATCTCACAGGCGGTCGGGAGTTCGCCGGAACGGGCACTATCAGTGTGGACGGTCTGGTTGGCCCCATCGGCGGAATCCAGCAAAAGATGGTCGGTGCTCGCGACGCAGGGGCTGAGTTCTTCCTTGCGCCTTCAGAGAACTGCGAAGAGGTCACCGGTCATGTCCCTGAGGGTCTCACTGTGGTGAAGGTTTCCACTCTGGATCAAGCGCACGACGCGGTGAAGAAACTGGCCAGTGACCCGGATGCGAGTGTTTCTTCCTGTACTGGCTGA
- a CDS encoding zinc-dependent metalloprotease, whose product MTSHQPNDDDTPKDPLSEMLAKLFSGDSSIDPQEIAKAAGMPSDPNSMAMMMQQVQAMFSAPSDGPVNWQMAHEQARRVAASGTDPSVTAQQTREVDEALRIAEMWLDPVTEFPSTSTLGRAWSRAEWVEATMDTWKQLTEPVANSIAEALSDAISGQLPEEMKSMMGGASSMFRNMGGAMFGLQLGQAVGALSRDVVSSTDIGVPLAEGKMALLPANVQAFGEGLDIPEQEVRIFLAVREAAHARLFTHVPWLSAHLFGTIASYARGIRIDLSKVEDIARDIDPSNPESMQAALSQGVFTPERTPEQEAALARLETSLALVEGWVDELTAAATVNLPSSSALREMVRRRRATGGPAEHAFASLVGLELRPRRLRDAATLWAHLTEERSISGRDAVWDHPDLLPTTEDLDDPEGFAARRQLLDASESDVDAALARLLDGEFEDPETDQDESGDSPSEPDDSGKS is encoded by the coding sequence ATGACTTCCCATCAGCCAAACGACGACGACACCCCCAAAGATCCCCTGTCTGAAATGCTTGCAAAGCTCTTCAGCGGTGATTCCTCGATCGATCCACAGGAGATCGCCAAGGCCGCAGGCATGCCTTCTGACCCCAACTCGATGGCCATGATGATGCAGCAGGTGCAGGCCATGTTCTCCGCACCCTCAGATGGTCCGGTCAATTGGCAGATGGCACACGAACAAGCACGCCGCGTCGCGGCGAGCGGCACAGACCCATCCGTGACAGCACAGCAGACCCGTGAAGTCGACGAAGCCCTGCGGATAGCAGAAATGTGGTTGGACCCCGTTACAGAGTTTCCGTCCACGTCGACTCTTGGGCGCGCATGGTCACGCGCTGAATGGGTGGAAGCGACTATGGACACCTGGAAGCAGCTGACCGAGCCCGTGGCCAACAGCATCGCAGAAGCACTTTCTGACGCGATTTCTGGTCAGCTCCCCGAAGAGATGAAATCCATGATGGGCGGAGCCTCCTCGATGTTCCGCAATATGGGCGGCGCCATGTTCGGACTGCAGCTCGGTCAGGCAGTTGGCGCGTTGTCCCGGGACGTGGTGAGTTCGACCGACATAGGAGTGCCGCTGGCAGAAGGAAAAATGGCGTTGTTGCCCGCGAATGTGCAGGCATTCGGCGAAGGCCTGGACATCCCGGAACAAGAAGTAAGAATTTTCCTTGCCGTTCGTGAGGCTGCCCATGCCCGTCTGTTCACGCATGTCCCGTGGCTATCAGCTCACCTCTTTGGGACCATTGCCAGTTATGCCCGCGGCATTCGCATTGACCTCTCGAAGGTCGAAGACATTGCCCGCGACATCGACCCTTCTAACCCAGAATCCATGCAAGCCGCACTCTCACAGGGCGTGTTCACGCCTGAGCGCACACCAGAGCAGGAAGCTGCGCTGGCAAGATTGGAAACCTCGCTCGCTCTCGTAGAAGGGTGGGTGGATGAACTGACCGCCGCGGCTACGGTCAACCTGCCATCGTCGTCCGCCCTGCGGGAAATGGTTCGACGCCGGCGGGCAACAGGAGGCCCCGCCGAACACGCCTTTGCCTCACTGGTGGGGCTCGAACTCCGGCCGCGGAGGCTCCGCGACGCGGCCACCCTCTGGGCCCATCTCACCGAAGAACGCTCCATCTCAGGCCGCGACGCCGTGTGGGATCACCCTGACCTGCTACCCACGACCGAGGACCTCGACGACCCCGAAGGGTTCGCGGCACGACGCCAACTCCTGGATGCCTCCGAGTCCGACGTCGACGCAGCACTGGCACGCCTCCTGGACGGCGAATTCGAAGACCCCGAAACCGATCAGGACGAATCCGGTGACAGCCCCTCCGAACCAGATGATTCCGGCAAGTCCTGA
- a CDS encoding M48 family metallopeptidase — MIGRLESKPVKPGKPDRRERDSELRRRALKLSGSYLPGAPEPVSVRWVSNQSTRWGSATPSRKTIRLSDQLKGMPSWVIDYVLLHELAHLLVPSHGKHFWDLLSVYPQLEQARAFLDGVSFAAGRGLSGQDLPESSGSEGLSPDSS; from the coding sequence ATGATCGGCAGGCTGGAGTCAAAGCCGGTCAAGCCCGGCAAACCGGACCGCAGAGAGCGGGACAGTGAGCTTCGCCGTCGCGCTCTGAAACTTTCAGGCAGTTACTTGCCGGGGGCCCCTGAGCCGGTTTCGGTCAGATGGGTTTCGAATCAGTCGACGCGCTGGGGATCCGCAACACCGTCCCGAAAAACAATCCGTCTTTCAGACCAGCTCAAAGGAATGCCCAGCTGGGTGATTGACTACGTTCTCCTCCACGAACTCGCCCATCTATTGGTGCCTTCCCACGGCAAACACTTCTGGGATCTACTCAGTGTTTATCCGCAGTTGGAGCAGGCTAGAGCGTTTCTTGATGGTGTATCCTTCGCGGCTGGCCGCGGGTTGAGTGGTCAGGACTTGCCGGAATCATCTGGTTCGGAGGGGCTGTCACCGGATTCGTCCTGA
- a CDS encoding UvrD-helicase domain-containing protein has translation MSEPHSLQDRSIDEAVLSGLDDEQRQVATALRGPVCVLAGAGTGKTRAITHRVAYGVHTGVYQPQRVLAVTFTARAAAEMRTRLRDLGAGGVQARTFHAAALRQLQFFWPQAVGGTMPNLLDHKAGMIAESARRLRLSTDRAAIRDVAAEIEWAKVSMLTPETYPRAAATREPPAGFDTTTVARIFQSYEDVKTDRNVIDFEDVLLITVGILQEDARVAATVREQYRHFVVDEYQDVSPLQQRLLDLWLGDRQELCVVGDASQTIYSFTGATPRHLLRFTERYPEADVVRLVRDYRSTPQVVQLANGLLAARTAEAEREKKTSWATPLELVAQRQPGPAPTFTECSDDEAEASQVAARIRRLIDGENVAAGSIAILYRTNGQSEAYEQALTAVGIGYQLRGGERFFARREVRDAMLQLKAASRSVGDEQVSQLVPDILASLGYTEEAPRGSGAVREKWESLAALVSLAKDIELHRISVPGGRFTLADFVMELEERAAAQHAPAMQGVTLASLHSAKGLEWDAVFLVGLSEGLMPISFADTPDAVDEERRLLYVGITRARIHLALSWSTSRTPGGRAHRKPSRFLDGLRPRTERDNRKASATIPQRKIAGPAKCRECGDLLTTGAQRKTGRCSDCPPGYDEAVFESLRSWRLGEAKSTEVPAFVVFTDATLAAIAEARPQSLEQLAALSGVGPSKLEKYGEAVLRVLAEA, from the coding sequence GTGTCTGAGCCACATTCACTTCAGGACCGCTCCATCGACGAGGCAGTTCTTTCCGGTCTCGACGACGAGCAGAGGCAGGTGGCTACAGCCCTTCGTGGCCCGGTCTGCGTGCTGGCAGGCGCTGGAACCGGCAAGACCCGTGCCATCACGCACCGGGTAGCCTACGGCGTCCACACCGGGGTATATCAGCCGCAACGCGTTCTCGCCGTGACTTTCACGGCCCGAGCTGCAGCAGAAATGCGAACCCGACTCCGGGATCTCGGCGCGGGCGGGGTGCAGGCAAGGACGTTCCATGCAGCAGCCCTTCGACAGCTGCAGTTTTTTTGGCCCCAGGCCGTTGGTGGAACGATGCCGAACCTGTTGGACCACAAGGCGGGAATGATTGCCGAATCCGCGCGCCGCCTTCGTCTGAGCACCGACCGTGCGGCTATTAGAGATGTGGCCGCGGAGATCGAATGGGCAAAAGTGTCCATGCTGACCCCTGAAACATATCCACGCGCCGCAGCCACGCGAGAACCCCCGGCAGGATTCGACACAACAACCGTTGCTCGTATCTTCCAGTCCTATGAAGACGTCAAAACGGATCGAAACGTCATTGATTTCGAGGATGTTCTGCTGATCACCGTCGGGATCCTGCAGGAGGATGCCAGGGTGGCGGCCACCGTGCGGGAGCAGTACAGACATTTTGTTGTGGATGAGTACCAAGACGTTTCACCATTGCAGCAGCGTCTGCTGGACCTCTGGTTGGGGGACCGGCAGGAGCTGTGCGTTGTGGGCGATGCCAGTCAGACAATCTATTCCTTCACCGGCGCTACCCCGCGTCACTTGCTGCGTTTTACGGAACGGTATCCGGAGGCCGACGTCGTTCGCCTAGTGCGCGACTACAGGTCCACTCCGCAGGTGGTCCAACTGGCCAACGGGCTGCTTGCTGCCCGCACGGCTGAGGCCGAGCGAGAAAAAAAGACCTCGTGGGCAACTCCGCTTGAACTCGTGGCCCAACGCCAGCCCGGGCCTGCCCCGACGTTCACGGAGTGTTCGGATGACGAAGCAGAGGCCAGCCAGGTCGCGGCGAGAATCCGTCGTTTGATCGATGGTGAGAACGTCGCGGCCGGTAGCATCGCCATTCTCTACAGGACGAACGGACAGTCGGAGGCATACGAGCAGGCGCTGACTGCGGTCGGCATTGGTTATCAACTTCGTGGGGGAGAGAGGTTTTTTGCCCGCCGCGAGGTACGCGATGCCATGCTGCAGTTGAAAGCTGCGTCACGCTCTGTCGGCGATGAGCAGGTTTCACAGCTCGTCCCCGACATTCTGGCCTCTCTCGGATACACGGAGGAAGCGCCGCGCGGCAGCGGTGCCGTGCGCGAAAAATGGGAGTCTCTGGCGGCCCTGGTCTCTTTGGCCAAGGACATTGAACTACATCGAATCTCAGTGCCGGGCGGCCGATTCACGTTGGCGGATTTTGTCATGGAACTGGAGGAGCGTGCAGCGGCTCAGCATGCACCCGCCATGCAGGGAGTGACTCTTGCTTCGTTGCATTCGGCAAAGGGGCTCGAATGGGACGCGGTATTTCTGGTGGGGCTCAGCGAGGGACTCATGCCGATTTCCTTCGCGGATACCCCGGATGCGGTTGATGAGGAACGCCGCCTCCTCTATGTGGGTATCACCCGGGCGCGTATTCACTTGGCACTTTCCTGGTCTACATCACGAACGCCCGGTGGGCGGGCACATCGGAAACCGTCACGGTTTCTCGACGGTCTCCGGCCAAGGACTGAGCGCGACAATCGCAAAGCGTCCGCGACCATCCCACAACGAAAGATTGCAGGTCCGGCCAAGTGCCGTGAGTGCGGAGATCTTCTGACAACCGGCGCGCAGCGGAAAACCGGCCGGTGCTCGGACTGCCCACCAGGCTATGACGAGGCAGTTTTTGAGTCGCTGAGATCTTGGCGGCTTGGTGAAGCCAAGAGCACTGAGGTACCGGCTTTTGTAGTCTTTACCGACGCCACTCTTGCAGCAATAGCTGAAGCGCGGCCGCAAAGCCTTGAACAGCTCGCGGCGTTGTCGGGGGTGGGCCCTTCAAAGCTTGAGAAGTACGGTGAAGCGGTACTGCGCGTTCTGGCGGAAGCTTAG
- the nudC gene encoding NAD(+) diphosphatase, which produces MSTLSLSSHPSPLGTLSLSHVALDRGCERRGRSGWLDSIRLLENTRVLLIDGDAAPVRDDSLVLLTPPEVAALFDGHSFQSRAEIYLGRTLGHGCREAGLEVVLAVLPVGLRPALGSEAEEADVVWSGLRQGAHVLDASDAALLVEAVAVANWHATHTHCPRCGTATAVEGSGWVRRCPQDNSQHFPRTDPAIIVTVVDEKDRLLLGSGTNWPEGRYSTLAGFVEPGESLEAAVIREIEEESGVLVHSPQYLGSQPWPFPNSLMLGFTATATSTSTKADGVEIRDVRWFTREELAADLRTGVIAVAGGVSIARALIEHWFGGPLPEAPAGV; this is translated from the coding sequence ATGAGCACTTTGTCGCTGTCGTCGCACCCCTCGCCGCTGGGTACCCTGAGCCTTTCCCATGTGGCCCTGGACCGTGGTTGCGAACGCCGTGGCCGTAGTGGTTGGCTTGACAGCATTCGGCTCTTGGAGAACACGCGGGTCCTCCTCATCGACGGAGATGCTGCTCCGGTTCGGGATGATTCCCTGGTCCTGCTGACCCCACCAGAAGTAGCCGCGCTCTTCGACGGCCACTCCTTTCAGTCGAGGGCGGAAATTTATCTGGGTCGCACACTCGGTCATGGGTGCCGTGAAGCAGGGCTGGAGGTCGTTCTGGCGGTTCTGCCGGTCGGGCTGCGGCCCGCATTGGGCAGTGAGGCGGAGGAAGCCGACGTCGTCTGGTCAGGGCTGCGCCAAGGTGCGCATGTTCTCGATGCCTCGGATGCGGCACTGCTTGTGGAAGCTGTGGCAGTGGCCAACTGGCATGCCACCCACACGCATTGTCCGCGGTGTGGCACAGCAACAGCCGTCGAGGGAAGCGGTTGGGTGCGCCGCTGCCCCCAGGACAACAGCCAGCACTTTCCACGAACCGATCCAGCCATCATCGTGACTGTCGTGGATGAAAAAGACAGACTACTTCTGGGCTCTGGTACAAACTGGCCCGAGGGGCGGTACTCGACGCTGGCAGGATTCGTCGAACCGGGAGAGTCGCTTGAGGCGGCAGTTATCCGTGAAATTGAGGAAGAGTCTGGTGTTCTCGTTCACAGTCCCCAGTATCTTGGTTCGCAGCCATGGCCGTTTCCAAACTCACTGATGCTCGGATTCACGGCTACGGCGACATCGACGTCCACCAAGGCCGACGGCGTTGAGATCCGGGACGTTAGATGGTTCACTCGTGAAGAATTGGCCGCGGATCTCAGGACGGGAGTCATTGCGGTGGCTGGCGGTGTCTCGATTGCACGGGCGCTGATCGAACACTGGTTCGGCGGGCCCTTGCCGGAGGCACCGGCCGGTGTCTGA
- a CDS encoding phosphotransferase: MKRNPMELAAIASAAVPGLAPRGVAGSPDDTADFDSAVLIDDAGKQWRVRSPKHVEASMRLETELVVLRAFSPAIRADLPFSVPAVAGTVRQGELTTFVYSHLPGSLRSIDALVADRTALADEIGRAMAGIHELPDSLVNNADLPSYTANEFRQRRLNELDQAATTGKIPSTLLRRWENALEDISLWRFAPTVVHGDLHEDNILIEAGRVRAVTGWTDLHIGDPADDFAWLIAANDAAFSDAVHTAYAASRPTRPDDHLLRRAALSAEFALAQWLVRGIASENSEMISEAEEMLSILTADILEQEAAAEEEALRASAAPHDDTDTSAIDIVPATHSAEGGADVNRLVQE, translated from the coding sequence GTGAAGCGGAACCCCATGGAACTGGCGGCAATCGCCAGCGCAGCAGTACCAGGTCTGGCACCAAGAGGCGTGGCAGGATCACCGGATGACACAGCGGACTTCGACTCCGCTGTGCTCATCGACGACGCCGGAAAGCAATGGCGTGTGCGCTCCCCCAAGCACGTGGAAGCCAGTATGCGGCTCGAAACCGAACTTGTTGTTCTGCGGGCATTCAGTCCTGCCATACGCGCGGATCTGCCGTTCTCGGTGCCCGCGGTTGCCGGCACCGTAAGACAGGGTGAACTCACCACTTTTGTGTACTCGCACTTGCCCGGCAGTCTCCGCAGCATCGATGCACTAGTTGCGGACCGAACTGCGCTGGCGGACGAGATCGGCAGAGCAATGGCTGGAATCCACGAGCTTCCGGACTCTCTAGTGAACAACGCTGACCTACCCTCTTACACGGCGAACGAGTTCCGCCAGCGACGCCTCAATGAACTGGACCAGGCCGCGACGACGGGCAAAATCCCTTCCACTCTGCTGCGCCGCTGGGAGAATGCCCTCGAGGATATTTCGCTCTGGCGCTTTGCTCCGACAGTGGTCCACGGCGATCTTCACGAAGACAACATACTGATCGAAGCTGGCCGAGTGCGCGCGGTCACCGGCTGGACTGATCTGCACATCGGTGATCCGGCGGACGATTTTGCCTGGTTGATAGCTGCCAACGATGCAGCGTTTTCCGACGCAGTCCACACCGCCTACGCGGCGTCCCGACCGACCCGTCCCGATGACCATTTGCTTCGGCGTGCCGCACTTTCGGCTGAATTCGCCCTGGCACAGTGGTTGGTGCGCGGCATAGCCTCAGAGAATTCGGAGATGATCTCAGAAGCGGAAGAGATGCTCAGTATTCTCACCGCGGACATTCTGGAGCAGGAAGCTGCAGCGGAGGAAGAAGCGCTAAGAGCCTCTGCCGCCCCGCACGACGATACCGACACTTCCGCCATCGACATTGTGCCCGCGACGCATTCAGCCGAGGGCGGCGCCGATGTCAACCGCCTAGTTCAGGAATAG